The genomic segment GGCGGCGCTGTTCATGTCCCCGATGACCCGCGCCTGGGTCGGGCAGACCTCGACGCACGCGGGGAGCAGCCCCCGGTTGAGCCGGTGATAGCAGAAAGTGCATTTGTCCGCGGTGCTCGTCGCCGGGTGCAGGTACCTCGCCCCGTACGGACACGCCTGGATGCAGTACCGGCAGCCGATGCACGTCTTGTCATTGACGAGCACGACGCCGTCCTCCGTGGAGAACGTGGCGCCCACGGGGCAGACCTGCACGCAAGGCGGATGCGCGCACTGGTTGCACAGCTTCGGAACGAAGAAACTGCGGAAGATCGGCTGGGAGGGAACTTCCGCGTCCGGGGACAGCCCCGTGTGGATGTTGGTGACCACCGCCTCCCCCGTCTTCGGGATCATGTACCTCTCCACCCAGGTCCGGTAGAAGAACGGCTCCTTCGGTACGTTGTTCTCCGTTTTGCACGCGATGACGCACCGCGCGCATCCGATGCACTTGTCCACGGAGACCCCGAATCCCCACAACTTGCCGGCGTGCTCTTCCTTCTCCTGCCCCCACGCGGGGAGGACCCGGAAGAATCCGCCGAGGACGCCTCCCGAGAAGGCGAGGGAGGAAAGAAGCCTTTTCAGAAACGATCTCCGGTCCATCAGTCCACCTCCGGCAGGTGGGGATAATGGCACTGCCAGCAGACGTATTTCTCCCCGTGGGTGGCCAGATCGATCTTCGGGGACCCCTTGTAGGGCGATTCCTTCGCATGGCA from the Candidatus Deferrimicrobiaceae bacterium genome contains:
- a CDS encoding 4Fe-4S dicluster domain-containing protein, whose product is MDRRSFLKRLLSSLAFSGGVLGGFFRVLPAWGQEKEEHAGKLWGFGVSVDKCIGCARCVIACKTENNVPKEPFFYRTWVERYMIPKTGEAVVTNIHTGLSPDAEVPSQPIFRSFFVPKLCNQCAHPPCVQVCPVGATFSTEDGVVLVNDKTCIGCRYCIQACPYGARYLHPATSTADKCTFCYHRLNRGLLPACVEVCPTQARVIGDMNSAASPMTRFKRMNKIFVLKPNLNTEPKVLYANIDGEVR